A genomic region of Paenibacillus sp. PL2-23 contains the following coding sequences:
- a CDS encoding sulfatase-like hydrolase/transferase, with translation MIDLRPNIIFLMTDQQRWDCIGRYNKHIQTPNIDRLADAGIVYSQAVCQAPMCVPSRYSMMYGLYPSQLGVRTNYDGITNEELLPADPLPELMRKAGYQTAGFGKTHWNHNAEGVSEPSARGFEHRAIGLSRANGHYEQGAIMMGDTHPERLEAYMDETKDYGAGEENANGYIGSTSRIPMNHHRDGWVAEQCLQFIEEDGIDSERPLFLYLSFLKPHAGYNVPQEFEDLYRIEDIPDIQQPPWELESDTHLAATDAINQESLDDYRQKRDVWEAMSSLERRRSTLRYWANCSWLDHYFGQVLDRLRERGVLDNALIVFCSDHGEMFSERRYRFSKYCLYDSSVRVPLVLSGSAIPRNKRGTTDDRPAELIDLVPTLSNVAGLQRNPMLPGLDLLGEAVRRGAFCEFHGKGVPVHSAPAYMWRTKEWKLILYLEGAVGNDGTHHQDILGELYDLVEDPNEWNNLYSQDGYTGIREQLKTELLMHLAIAWAKAPVFYDRRGLKGLERFETCRKELE, from the coding sequence ATGATTGACTTGAGGCCGAACATTATTTTTTTGATGACGGACCAACAGAGATGGGACTGTATAGGAAGATATAATAAGCATATTCAGACGCCTAATATTGACCGGCTGGCCGACGCGGGAATTGTTTATAGTCAAGCCGTATGCCAGGCGCCGATGTGCGTCCCAAGCCGTTATTCCATGATGTATGGTCTTTATCCCTCCCAGCTTGGGGTTCGCACAAATTATGATGGGATTACGAATGAAGAGCTGCTGCCTGCTGACCCGCTGCCGGAGCTCATGAGGAAAGCTGGCTATCAAACCGCAGGGTTTGGCAAAACCCATTGGAATCATAATGCTGAGGGAGTCTCCGAGCCTTCGGCCCGAGGCTTCGAACATCGGGCGATTGGGTTATCTCGCGCGAACGGCCACTACGAGCAAGGTGCGATTATGATGGGGGATACACATCCTGAGCGGCTGGAGGCCTACATGGATGAAACCAAGGATTATGGCGCAGGGGAAGAGAACGCGAACGGTTATATCGGCTCTACCAGCAGAATCCCGATGAACCATCATCGGGACGGCTGGGTGGCCGAGCAATGCTTGCAATTTATTGAGGAGGACGGAATTGATTCGGAACGGCCATTGTTCCTATATTTATCATTCTTGAAGCCTCATGCTGGATATAATGTTCCTCAAGAATTTGAGGATTTATATCGGATAGAAGATATACCTGACATTCAGCAGCCGCCATGGGAGCTAGAATCGGATACGCATCTAGCGGCAACGGATGCTATTAATCAGGAAAGCCTTGACGATTATCGTCAAAAGCGGGATGTCTGGGAAGCGATGAGTTCTTTGGAACGCCGTCGCTCTACGTTGCGCTATTGGGCGAATTGCTCATGGCTGGATCATTATTTTGGTCAAGTACTGGACCGATTGCGGGAGCGGGGCGTGCTGGATAATGCGCTGATCGTCTTCTGTTCGGATCACGGTGAGATGTTCAGTGAACGGCGATACCGCTTCTCGAAATATTGCCTGTATGACAGCAGCGTGCGTGTGCCTCTTGTTCTATCCGGTTCTGCGATTCCCCGGAACAAACGAGGGACCACGGATGATCGTCCGGCCGAACTAATCGATCTCGTGCCTACGCTGTCCAACGTTGCGGGCTTGCAACGGAATCCGATGCTGCCAGGTCTTGATCTGTTGGGTGAAGCAGTGCGAAGAGGCGCGTTTTGCGAGTTTCACGGGAAAGGCGTACCCGTCCATTCCGCTCCGGCGTATATGTGGAGAACAAAGGAATGGAAGCTGATTCTGTACCTGGAAGGAGCAGTGGGCAACGATGGGACGCATCATCAGGACATTCTAGGCGAACTGTATGACCTGGTAGAAGATCCAAACGAATGGAATAATTTGTACTCACAAGATGGATATACAGGAATTCGAGAGCAGTTGAAAACTGAGCTGCTGATGCATCTGGCAATAGCTTGGGCGAAGGCGCCCGTGTTCTATGATAGAAGAGGTTTGAAAGGATTAGAGCGATTTGAGACATGTCGAAAGGAATTGGAATAG
- a CDS encoding glycosyl hydrolase, whose protein sequence is MEVYKELKEQFTSLSPPRSIYPLLWLHGDPRETDSVIRQEIAAMDEGGSAGFIIESRPHADYLGEGWWRDLDICLDEAQKRGMKVWIFDEEYYPSGIAGGKVLQNMPEARMKVLVKETIPWHTSECTFDKLDFSAWDTIFKFVCVPLIDGYPQWERSVRFNDIDSLLSWQEMGEETAPWLIHVFGLKHSWSGRMYDKMVDYLDPQVTDCFIALTYEATKEQYGHLFGSVIQGFFGDETSFENYASYDVLFGEDTPCMPWTRVMREAFSQNKGYDLFDEIEWLWYEHSDGRAGAVRFDFMDVMTQLFSQNFFARIQAWCHAEGVSFIGHVVEDNQAHMHHGYGVGHYFRSTRHFDMGGYDFVLRQVDSEQKLVPYEENYPQFKHYREGLNPDFFHYTLGKLAQSQAHLEVQTDLIMCENFGAYGWDLGLREMKWLTDWMTVRGTNWYVPHAFSPLFPDDDCPPHFYAGGRNPQWGFFRKWADYANRSCLMLKQAEHVSRIAVLYPAESHWAGDETVLDQVNRELMQHQYDFDILSMDLLMDRNRSRLMDGKLCVAQHQFSCILLPGIETLPVEVLERLLEFRDAGGLLLQVECRVNKDCRGRHSLIHSLTGSLNENEGPVPLHRLADTLDKYSGLRSLRLLNAFPELHYCHYERKGLDIFFLNNESLQLVFEDEVTFGASGCPEVWDAMSGEVLPVPSYQQANGETCMTMRLAPYEGLFVVFHSSHGSKASQVPPAKVDRTREIPLTDWRCIHISSPISTFNDGQSLPVPGDWIAQEGFETFSGTITYECRFTLSAQSLLWMNDGDASIDLGEVHETAVLKVNSNVLTSKICPPYVWRVSPDLFQEGENTLTLEVTNTLGAAVHNHCNRSRPAPSGWLGPAQLVLYS, encoded by the coding sequence ATGGAAGTCTATAAAGAATTAAAGGAACAGTTCACGTCATTGTCTCCACCACGAAGTATATATCCGTTGTTGTGGCTGCATGGTGACCCTCGGGAGACAGACTCTGTAATTCGTCAGGAGATTGCTGCCATGGACGAAGGGGGAAGCGCGGGATTCATCATTGAATCCCGTCCACATGCTGACTACTTAGGTGAAGGCTGGTGGAGAGATCTTGACATCTGTCTGGACGAAGCGCAGAAGCGAGGTATGAAGGTATGGATATTCGATGAAGAATATTATCCTTCAGGTATTGCAGGCGGCAAAGTGCTGCAGAATATGCCGGAGGCTCGAATGAAAGTGCTCGTGAAGGAAACGATACCTTGGCATACTTCGGAGTGTACGTTTGATAAGCTTGATTTTAGTGCTTGGGACACCATCTTTAAATTTGTGTGTGTGCCTCTAATAGACGGTTATCCACAATGGGAACGTTCTGTACGCTTTAACGATATAGACAGCTTATTGTCTTGGCAGGAGATGGGTGAAGAGACGGCCCCATGGCTTATTCATGTGTTCGGTCTTAAGCACTCTTGGAGTGGACGAATGTACGATAAGATGGTGGATTATCTTGATCCGCAAGTTACGGATTGCTTTATCGCGTTAACTTACGAAGCAACAAAAGAGCAGTATGGACATCTATTCGGAAGCGTGATTCAGGGCTTCTTCGGCGATGAGACAAGCTTCGAAAATTATGCCTCCTACGATGTCCTGTTTGGCGAAGATACCCCTTGTATGCCATGGACGCGTGTTATGCGGGAGGCATTTTCCCAAAATAAAGGATACGACTTGTTCGATGAGATTGAATGGCTGTGGTACGAACATTCTGATGGTCGAGCGGGAGCGGTTCGTTTCGACTTTATGGACGTAATGACACAACTATTCTCTCAGAACTTCTTTGCGAGAATTCAAGCCTGGTGCCATGCAGAAGGCGTAAGCTTTATAGGGCATGTTGTTGAAGATAACCAGGCACATATGCACCATGGTTATGGTGTGGGGCATTACTTTCGTTCGACTCGTCACTTTGATATGGGCGGCTATGACTTCGTATTGCGTCAGGTGGATTCGGAGCAAAAGCTGGTGCCCTATGAGGAGAATTACCCTCAATTCAAGCATTATAGAGAAGGCTTAAACCCGGATTTTTTCCATTACACGCTAGGGAAACTGGCACAATCCCAGGCTCATCTTGAAGTCCAAACTGATCTCATTATGTGCGAGAATTTTGGTGCCTATGGGTGGGATCTAGGGCTTCGCGAGATGAAATGGCTGACCGATTGGATGACTGTGCGTGGTACTAACTGGTATGTCCCGCATGCCTTTTCTCCACTCTTTCCGGATGATGATTGTCCACCGCACTTTTATGCCGGGGGCCGTAACCCGCAATGGGGCTTCTTTAGGAAGTGGGCAGACTACGCAAATCGATCCTGCCTCATGCTAAAGCAAGCAGAGCATGTGTCAAGGATCGCAGTGTTATATCCCGCTGAGTCGCACTGGGCTGGCGATGAGACGGTGCTTGATCAGGTGAATAGGGAACTGATGCAGCATCAATATGATTTCGACATTCTATCCATGGATTTACTTATGGATCGTAATCGGAGCCGTCTCATGGATGGTAAGTTGTGCGTAGCTCAGCATCAATTTTCATGTATTTTGCTGCCGGGAATTGAAACCTTGCCAGTGGAGGTGCTGGAACGGCTTCTGGAGTTTCGCGATGCCGGGGGACTACTGCTCCAAGTTGAATGCCGTGTAAATAAAGATTGCCGTGGACGCCATAGTCTCATACACTCGCTTACGGGGTCATTAAACGAAAACGAAGGCCCGGTTCCTCTGCACCGTTTGGCTGATACGCTGGATAAGTATTCAGGCCTGAGAAGCCTGCGTCTGCTCAACGCATTCCCGGAGCTGCATTATTGCCATTATGAACGTAAAGGTCTTGATATATTTTTCCTTAATAACGAGAGCTTGCAGCTGGTGTTTGAGGATGAGGTGACGTTTGGCGCATCAGGTTGTCCGGAGGTATGGGATGCCATGAGTGGTGAAGTGTTGCCGGTACCCTCCTATCAACAAGCGAATGGGGAGACATGTATGACAATGCGTCTAGCTCCTTATGAGGGCTTATTCGTGGTATTCCATTCGTCGCACGGCTCGAAGGCCTCCCAAGTACCACCGGCCAAGGTAGATCGAACGCGCGAGATACCTTTAACTGACTGGAGATGCATTCACATCAGCAGTCCCATCTCAACCTTCAATGACGGCCAATCGCTTCCCGTCCCTGGTGACTGGATTGCGCAGGAAGGGTTCGAGACCTTCAGCGGTACAATAACATATGAATGTAGATTTACATTGAGTGCCCAGTCCTTGCTATGGATGAATGATGGTGATGCCAGCATCGATCTTGGAGAAGTGCATGAAACAGCTGTATTGAAAGTCAACAGCAATGTGCTGACTTCGAAGATCTGCCCGCCGTATGTTTGGAGAGTATCACCCGATCTGTTCCAAGAAGGGGAGAACACACTGACCCTCGAGGTAACGAACACCCTTGGTGCTGCTGTTCACAACCACTGCAATCGAAGTCGTCCGGCACCATCCGGTTGGTTGGGCCCTGCCCAATTAGTGTTGTATTCATAG
- a CDS encoding glycoside hydrolase family 78 protein — MQAAYQIQVSMSSFNVTDILWDTGRVDSDQSIHVTYSGPELLSRTRYYFRIRVWVDLDTVSEWSDVNHWEMGMLGVGEWSARWITDDVSRHADNHDACLMLRREFSLKGNVKKARLYATALGLYELYLNGRRVGDWHFTPGWTSYNKRLQYQTYDVTELLHADINAIGALVGGGWYKGNLAYRDQRNIYGNESALMCQLHITYADDTEEMILSDEHWRSATGPIIMSEIYHGETYDARLEKNGWNLADFNDADWSGIRMVDHSYETLIAQENMPARIIQEIKPVSFIQTPLGETVLDIGQNMVGWMHFRVSGERGRRITLQHAEVLDHNGNFYIGNLRSAKQTINYVLKGGEEEEFEPRFSFQGFRYVKVEGWPGDLDPSTFTAKVIHTDNEITGTFECSDQMMNKLQQNIVWGQKGNFLDVPTDCPQRDERLGWTGDAHVFMRTASYNMNTALFFTKWLRDLKADQLPNGGVPHVIPHVLRAEDHSSSAWGDAAVICPWTLYLCYGDKRILEQQYDSMKAWVEYIRFQGENEYLWNTGFHFGDWLGLDAKENSYEGATPKDLIATIFYAYSTHLLKETAMVLNRFEDAAKYGQLHQHIVDEFNNEFISPNGRLISNTQTAHVLALMFDAVKVKDRQRVADALAQLIIENNVHLTTGFVGTPYLCHVLSRFGYDHLAYQLVFQKEYPSWLYAITKGATTIWEHWDGIKEDGSFWSDDMNSFNHYAYGAVGDWLYRRVAGIDTATSQPGYKHIIINPTFGSELSWVKASYESLYGTIRSEWSKQEDGMEINIAIPPNTTAQVIFKGITKVKQLEEGGSMLPVMEGLLSWDCCEEHVALHLGSGNYSFRYKGDD; from the coding sequence ATGCAGGCGGCATATCAAATTCAAGTATCGATGAGCAGTTTCAACGTCACGGATATTTTATGGGATACAGGGAGAGTGGACTCCGATCAATCTATTCATGTTACCTATTCAGGCCCTGAATTGCTTTCACGGACTAGATATTATTTTCGTATAAGAGTGTGGGTCGATCTTGATACGGTCTCTGAATGGAGTGATGTGAATCACTGGGAGATGGGAATGCTGGGTGTAGGCGAGTGGTCTGCCCGTTGGATTACAGACGATGTGTCACGTCATGCTGACAATCATGATGCATGTCTTATGCTTCGACGGGAATTCTCGCTAAAGGGGAATGTGAAAAAAGCGCGGTTGTATGCCACTGCCCTAGGCTTGTATGAGCTTTACCTTAACGGGAGGAGAGTAGGGGATTGGCACTTTACACCGGGGTGGACCTCATATAACAAGCGACTACAATATCAGACGTATGATGTAACTGAACTTCTGCATGCAGATATAAATGCCATAGGTGCCCTTGTAGGAGGGGGCTGGTACAAAGGCAATCTGGCCTATCGAGATCAGCGAAATATATATGGCAACGAATCTGCGCTAATGTGCCAGTTGCATATTACCTATGCAGATGACACTGAAGAGATGATTTTATCGGATGAACACTGGAGGTCGGCAACTGGACCGATAATCATGTCTGAAATATATCATGGTGAAACCTACGATGCGCGATTAGAGAAAAACGGCTGGAATCTAGCTGATTTTAACGATGCAGACTGGTCGGGAATAAGGATGGTCGATCATTCTTATGAGACACTGATTGCTCAAGAGAATATGCCTGCACGGATCATACAAGAGATTAAGCCCGTCTCATTCATTCAAACGCCTTTAGGCGAGACGGTATTGGACATAGGTCAAAACATGGTGGGCTGGATGCATTTCAGAGTGAGCGGTGAGCGTGGCAGGAGAATTACATTACAGCACGCGGAAGTCCTTGATCACAATGGGAATTTTTATATTGGTAATTTAAGAAGCGCAAAACAAACGATCAATTATGTGTTAAAGGGGGGTGAGGAAGAGGAGTTTGAACCCCGGTTTTCTTTCCAAGGCTTTCGATATGTGAAGGTTGAGGGATGGCCTGGGGATCTCGATCCCAGTACATTCACCGCCAAAGTGATACACACAGATAATGAGATTACAGGGACGTTCGAGTGTTCGGATCAAATGATGAATAAATTGCAACAAAACATAGTATGGGGTCAGAAGGGTAACTTTCTTGACGTTCCAACCGATTGCCCGCAAAGAGATGAAAGGCTGGGCTGGACAGGAGACGCTCATGTATTTATGAGAACCGCTTCCTACAACATGAATACAGCGTTATTCTTCACAAAGTGGCTGCGAGATCTTAAGGCAGATCAGTTGCCAAACGGTGGCGTGCCTCATGTAATTCCTCATGTGCTGCGTGCTGAGGATCACTCCTCTTCAGCCTGGGGGGATGCGGCGGTTATATGTCCATGGACACTTTATCTATGCTATGGAGATAAAAGAATATTAGAGCAACAATACGATAGTATGAAGGCATGGGTGGAGTATATACGCTTTCAAGGGGAAAATGAATACCTTTGGAATACAGGGTTCCACTTTGGGGATTGGCTTGGCTTAGACGCAAAAGAAAACAGTTATGAGGGAGCGACTCCCAAAGATCTCATAGCGACAATTTTTTACGCGTATTCAACGCATTTGCTGAAAGAAACAGCTATGGTCTTGAATCGTTTTGAGGATGCGGCAAAGTATGGACAACTGCACCAACACATTGTGGATGAATTTAACAATGAGTTCATTTCGCCCAATGGCAGGTTGATTTCAAACACCCAAACTGCACATGTGTTGGCTCTCATGTTCGATGCTGTCAAAGTGAAGGATCGTCAAAGAGTTGCGGACGCATTAGCTCAGTTAATTATTGAAAATAATGTTCACCTAACTACAGGCTTTGTCGGGACGCCTTATTTATGTCATGTATTGTCAAGGTTCGGCTATGATCATCTAGCTTACCAATTAGTGTTCCAAAAGGAATATCCTTCGTGGCTGTATGCCATTACTAAAGGAGCTACTACGATTTGGGAGCATTGGGACGGAATCAAAGAGGATGGTTCCTTCTGGAGTGATGATATGAATTCGTTTAATCACTATGCTTATGGAGCCGTTGGAGACTGGCTATATCGGAGAGTGGCTGGAATCGACACAGCAACAAGTCAGCCGGGCTACAAACATATCATCATAAATCCAACCTTTGGATCAGAGCTGAGTTGGGTGAAAGCTAGCTATGAAAGTCTGTATGGTACCATTCGCTCGGAGTGGAGCAAGCAGGAGGACGGTATGGAGATTAATATTGCTATACCGCCCAATACAACTGCACAGGTAATCTTTAAGGGAATAACCAAAGTTAAGCAATTAGAAGAGGGAGGCTCGATGCTGCCAGTTATGGAGGGCTTGTTGAGCTGGGACTGTTGTGAGGAGCATGTTGCATTACACTTAGGATCAGGAAACTATAGCTTTAGATATAAGGGAGATGATTGA
- a CDS encoding LacI family DNA-binding transcriptional regulator: MATIKDIAREAKVSISTVSFALNGTAPVAEETKKRIMEAVKKLNYVPSSTARSLVTSKTYTICLFIPNPKSNIFKFVGNTLLNDMLQGIGEVIDEQNYNLLLSWDQASSSHSKMESLAGAKTVDGFLIFSPTDQMEPISFLIQHHFPFVFMGPQMDNLTMNTVNVDNFDISYRNTSHLIKLGHKDIAFISPGSLDYLLSEDRYEGYKAALQDNNIRIDDRYLYIGDSREESGYEAMKYFRQLKKIPSAVIAGRDIQALGVIKYSAENGLRIPDDLALVSFENSDIAEKHQITSISTELYHIGKEAARLLLKQINYKRKLSPQNLIIPSELFIRSSCGSQKQL, encoded by the coding sequence ATGGCGACAATTAAAGATATTGCTAGAGAAGCTAAAGTTAGTATATCTACCGTTTCTTTCGCTTTAAACGGTACCGCTCCAGTTGCTGAGGAGACGAAAAAACGTATTATGGAGGCGGTAAAAAAATTAAATTATGTGCCTAGCTCCACAGCTCGCAGTCTTGTCACCAGCAAGACCTATACCATATGCCTATTTATTCCTAATCCCAAGTCAAATATATTCAAATTCGTTGGGAATACCTTGCTGAACGATATGCTTCAAGGCATTGGCGAGGTGATCGACGAGCAAAACTATAACCTTCTGCTCTCGTGGGATCAAGCTTCATCCAGTCATTCGAAGATGGAATCCTTAGCTGGAGCAAAAACGGTTGATGGGTTTTTAATATTTAGTCCCACAGATCAAATGGAGCCTATCTCCTTTCTGATACAACACCATTTTCCATTTGTTTTTATGGGTCCTCAAATGGACAACTTGACCATGAATACCGTAAACGTTGATAACTTTGACATTAGCTATCGAAATACATCACACCTCATAAAGCTAGGGCACAAGGATATCGCTTTTATCAGTCCCGGTTCGCTGGATTATCTTCTTTCGGAAGATAGATACGAAGGGTATAAAGCCGCGTTACAAGACAATAATATTAGGATTGATGATCGTTATTTGTATATAGGCGATTCACGAGAAGAAAGCGGATATGAGGCAATGAAATATTTTCGTCAACTAAAAAAAATACCATCAGCTGTCATTGCGGGCAGAGATATTCAAGCTCTTGGCGTGATAAAATACAGTGCTGAAAACGGACTGCGAATACCGGATGATCTAGCGTTGGTAAGCTTTGAAAACTCAGATATCGCTGAGAAGCATCAAATCACATCCATCTCCACTGAGCTGTACCATATAGGCAAAGAAGCTGCCCGTCTACTCTTAAAGCAAATAAATTATAAAAGAAAGCTGTCTCCTCAAAACTTAATTATTCCTAGCGAGCTTTTCATTCGAAGCAGCTGCGGTTCACAAAAACAGCTTTAG